The following proteins are encoded in a genomic region of Glycine soja cultivar W05 chromosome 17, ASM419377v2, whole genome shotgun sequence:
- the LOC114394054 gene encoding uncharacterized protein LOC114394054 isoform X2, producing the protein MVLGLASVSSMEDIQLDISWDDAVCPICLDFPHNSVLLRCSFYDKGCRAFVCDTNQLHSNCLDRFKNSCGMPSSPASNAISTESTENSDDPEVSNGQCNLTCPLCRGEVSGWVIVDKARIHLDEKKRCCDEVRCTFMGSYLELQTHAQLEHPHARPSKIDPSRLLDWENFQQSSEIIDVLSTIHSEIPRGVVLGDYVIEYGDDYARDEFEDFPGDEGNWWTSCILYFDNFRRSRNRRRTRVSHTRRDNRRLSYDTSNSDEGSVVSMEYADYRIEEIDDEIVSTSGSSRGSSGYRRQHVN; encoded by the exons ATGGTTTTGGGTCTTGCAAGTGTAAGCAGTATGGAGGATATTCAATTGGATATCAGTTGGGACGATGCTGTCTGTCCCATATGCTTGGATTTTCCTCATAACAGTGTTCTCCTTCGGTGTTCATTTTATGATAAAGGATGTCGTGCTTTTGTTTGTGACACAAATCAATTGCACTCTAATTGTTTGGATCGCTTTAAAAATTCATGTGGCATGCCATCCTCTCCAGCGTCTAATGCAATTTCCACTGAAAGTACTGAAAATAGTGATGATCCTGAGGTATCAAATGGTCAATGCAATCTGACTTGCCCCTTGTGTAGAGGTGAGGTTTCTGGGTGGGTTATAGTTGATAAAGCTCGCATTCATCTTGATGAGAAGAAGCGTTGTTGTGATGAGGTGCGATGCACTTTCATGGGAAGTTACTTGGAGCTACAGACACATGCTCAACTTGAACACCCTCATGCACGTCCATCAAAAATTGATCCTTCCCGCCTGCTTGATTGGGAGAATTTTCAACAATCGTCAGAGATCATAGATGTTTTGAGCACTATTCATTCAGAAATCCCCAGAGGGGTGGTTCTAGGAGATTATGTGATTGAATATGGGGATGATTATGCTAGAGACGAGTTTGAAGACTTCCCTGGAGATGAGGGCAACTGGTGGACCTCATGTATTCTATATTTCGACAACTTTAGAAGATCCAGAAATAGAAGAAGGACAAGAGTCAGTCATACAAGAAGGGATAATCGTCGTTTAAGTTATGATACTTCTAATTCTGATGAAGGTTCTGTAGTATCTATGGAGTATGCAGATTATAGGATAGAAGAGATCGATGATGAGATTGTTAGTACTAGTGGCTCTTCAAGGGGTAGCAGTGGTTATCGCAG GCAGCATGTgaattga
- the LOC114394054 gene encoding uncharacterized protein LOC114394054 isoform X1: MVLGLASVSSMEDIQLDISWDDAVCPICLDFPHNSVLLRCSFYDKGCRAFVCDTNQLHSNCLDRFKNSCGMPSSPASNAISTESTENSDDPEVSNGQCNLTCPLCRGEVSGWVIVDKARIHLDEKKRCCDEVRCTFMGSYLELQTHAQLEHPHARPSKIDPSRLLDWENFQQSSEIIDVLSTIHSEIPRGVVLGDYVIEYGDDYARDEFEDFPGDEGNWWTSCILYFDNFRRSRNRRRTRVSHTRRDNRRLSYDTSNSDEGSVVSMEYADYRIEEIDDEIVSTSGSSRGSSGYRRSHRCRSRFYDN, from the exons ATGGTTTTGGGTCTTGCAAGTGTAAGCAGTATGGAGGATATTCAATTGGATATCAGTTGGGACGATGCTGTCTGTCCCATATGCTTGGATTTTCCTCATAACAGTGTTCTCCTTCGGTGTTCATTTTATGATAAAGGATGTCGTGCTTTTGTTTGTGACACAAATCAATTGCACTCTAATTGTTTGGATCGCTTTAAAAATTCATGTGGCATGCCATCCTCTCCAGCGTCTAATGCAATTTCCACTGAAAGTACTGAAAATAGTGATGATCCTGAGGTATCAAATGGTCAATGCAATCTGACTTGCCCCTTGTGTAGAGGTGAGGTTTCTGGGTGGGTTATAGTTGATAAAGCTCGCATTCATCTTGATGAGAAGAAGCGTTGTTGTGATGAGGTGCGATGCACTTTCATGGGAAGTTACTTGGAGCTACAGACACATGCTCAACTTGAACACCCTCATGCACGTCCATCAAAAATTGATCCTTCCCGCCTGCTTGATTGGGAGAATTTTCAACAATCGTCAGAGATCATAGATGTTTTGAGCACTATTCATTCAGAAATCCCCAGAGGGGTGGTTCTAGGAGATTATGTGATTGAATATGGGGATGATTATGCTAGAGACGAGTTTGAAGACTTCCCTGGAGATGAGGGCAACTGGTGGACCTCATGTATTCTATATTTCGACAACTTTAGAAGATCCAGAAATAGAAGAAGGACAAGAGTCAGTCATACAAGAAGGGATAATCGTCGTTTAAGTTATGATACTTCTAATTCTGATGAAGGTTCTGTAGTATCTATGGAGTATGCAGATTATAGGATAGAAGAGATCGATGATGAGATTGTTAGTACTAGTGGCTCTTCAAGGGGTAGCAGTGGTTATCGCAG ATCCCATAGATGCCGTTCCCGCTTTTATGACAATTAG